The Anoplolepis gracilipes chromosome 17, ASM4749672v1, whole genome shotgun sequence genome window below encodes:
- the Nitfhit gene encoding deaminated glutathione amidase, which produces MKRRWSIIAQYYNIQLAKRCISIMAHPLVAICQMRSIADKVKNLEVVTELAAEAKHRSAVIAFFPEACDYLADNKKDIVAMAEPLTGQTVASYKEIAVKNNIWLSFGGIHEASDDTEKIYNTHILINNEGHLVTAYRKIHLFDMDNKDTGVRLMESDYVLKGTQIMPPVSTPIGKLALSICYDMRFPELSLTLRNMGAQILTYPSAFTYQTGAAHWEVMLRARAIENQCYVIAAAQTGAHNKKRVSWGHAMIIDPWGAVIAQCAEKTGIALAEIDLALLEKVRKNMPCEKHRRTDLYSNMEC; this is translated from the exons ATGAAACGCAGATGGTCCATTATCGCTCAGTATTACaa CATACAGTTGGCCAAACGTTGTATTAGTATAATGGCACATCCATTAGTTGCAATATGTCAAATGCGATCAATAGCTGACAAAGTGAAAAACTTGGAAGTTGTGACAGAATTAGCAGCTGAGGCCAAACACAGATCAGCCgtg atagCATTCTTTCCTGAAGCTTGTGATTACTTGGCAGACAATAAAAAGGATATTGTTGCTATGGCTGAACCTTTGACTGGACAGACAGTGGCATCTTACAAAGAGATTGctgttaaaaataacatcTGGTTATCCTTCGGTGGAATTCATGAAGCT TCAGATGATACAGAAAAGATAtacaatacacatatattgataaataatgagGGGCATTTGGTAACTGCATacagaaaaatacatttgtttgATATGGATAATAAGGATACTGGGGTACGTTTGATGGAATCTGACTATGTATTGAAAGGAACACAAATTATGCCCCCTGTGTCCACACCAATTGGCAAGCTTGCACTGAGCATT TGTTACGATATGCGATTTCCCGAGTTATCATTAACTTTGCGGAACATGGGAGCACAAATTCTCACCTATCCGTCGGCATTCACATATCAAACTGGTGCCGCACATTGGGAGGTGATGTTGCGAGCACGAGCTATAGAAAATCAGTGTTACGTCATAGCCGCAGCACAAACTGGCgcacataataaaaagagagtgAGCTGGGGTCATGCCAtg ATTATAGATCCTTGGGGCGCTGTTATAGCACAATGTGCAGAAAAAACGGGTATTGCTTTAGCAGAAATTGATCTCGCGCTATTGGAAAAAGTCAGAAAAAACATGCCGTGCGAAAAACACCGTCGTACTGATTTATATTCCAATATGGAATGTTAA
- the Ptp69d gene encoding tyrosine-protein phosphatase 69D — translation MPMRIPVRPAIATAMLSRNSGSGVTWGARSLAPLLFCLLVLGAAGLDESDINKLETAAESKTEKRTASLEIRSSQDIEGIEAGSTPSLLCKLNVPGQVWWSTDGRNLTTIKDLEYAGRFDIKKASRNDTGDYKCSAQTTDGELLEKDIHIRVIEPGKITSGGDVRAKVMEAANLTCHIHGYPLSQFTWLKGNDSESSEHLKDITAVTWINDTYVVLILEFKSLARKDNGTYICQANDYSGIVSAMTHLFVIDVPKVSIDFMKAVGAGSIFLNWTVNDGNEPIKKYFIQHMKNGTDQRQYYAEQIGGGNSSYVLKGFESATAYQIGISATNAVGASYMQLDPRWITTLEKDPVFVPKVSVNGVTENSITIGWTQPPPDLKEHVHYYNLMATHTEQKREAVYPAQPFTVYAFVNLDPATTYKFKIAACSEYTKQCGNWSAEVNGTTLDGVASPPKNLVVICRYDNISSFSFMSITWKPPEKPNGIIQRYNIQLNGVAKFKNDMGRLDIDNFEPPSWSVYKRNSTRYNQIPPNTNYTVRVHGVTRSRTPGKDAIGNCTTPVTVPDRDSMNLRSWRKIESQGRQLFKLYLPRISERNGPICCYRIYVVKLPPHKTVRDLPPPEEIPVYSYQYVHSSPTVGAYIVETFESDRLSSEIFLGDGESSTGGAMCDKCVGLRPKSPPLLQLVPEIPSTTSSTNMNNNTTITTTTTPSPTTTASSSSSGSITASSSTASVTTTISTTTKIDVTTAVPVVINATEKAERRKREDTPLQKASVDGSSGESNILLPYDGFLDETSNYTGFIEVIVYDDQKDQLLPAYSSYFNPLYGGVDPLSVTVAEATTIREMIIKLFIALILTLMILFIALCILYRFTKRSQEREEVITLRNSFRHLCRSLRSRHQLVAASPPDMPPIPKNELLQAYLERHRDSDYGFQHEFELLPDRFTDRTTRASEAQENLYKNRYPDIKCYDQTRVRLAQMDGICGSDYINANFVLGYKERKKFICAQGPMENTVCDYWRMIWEQHLELILMLTNLEEYSKTKCAKYWPDKRETKNFGDITVEHVKERAYSDYVVRELKMTRLGERDARAIVQYHFLVWKDFVAPEHPHAILRFIKRVNEAYSLEKGPILVHCSAGVGRTGTLVALDSLLQQLAEESQVSIFNTVCDLRHQRNFLVQSLKQYIFIYRALMEMAQYGDTEIPASQLKATVTKLRQRDNGKEKCRMEEEYDKISSVLEDRKSFSVGGGEENRSKNRSEMVIPYDRNRVILTPVPGREHSTYINASFIEGYDNSESFVITQDPLETTITDFWRMISEQCISTIVMLSDLNEGPRKCPRYWPDDETNYDHIKVRYIHSESCPYYTRREFNIVNTKTDENGVVKQYQYHGWPTVEGEVPEVTRGLIELVDQTLTNDTETNGSLVVHCSYGSDRSSMFVALSILVQQLRTEKRVDIFTTTKKLRSQRHGMISTFAQYEFLHRAIVNYSDLHNLADDESVS, via the exons ATGCCGATGCGCATACCCGTCCGACCGGCTATCGCGACCGCCATGTTATCCCGGAACAGCGGCAGCGGTGTTACATGGGGCGCGCGGTCGCTGGCGCCGCTGCTCTTCTGCCTCCTCGTGCTCGGCGCGGCTGGCCTCGACGAATCCG atataaataaattggaaaCGGCGGCAGAATCGAAAACCGAAAAGCGGACGGCATCGCTGGAAATCCGATCATCGCAGGACATCGAGGGTATAGAGGCAGGTAGCACACCATCGCTATTATGCAAGCTCAACGTGCCGGGTCAAGTCTGGTGGAGCACCGATGGCAGGAATCTTACCACCATTAAGGATCTCGAATATGCTGGACGATTCGATATAAAGAAGGCCAGCAGAAACGATACAGGCGATTACAAATGTTCCGCGCAGACCACCGACGGCGAATTGCTCGAAAAAGACATTCATATCAGAGTGATAG AACCCGGCAAAATAACATCCGGCGGGGATGTGAGAGCGAAAGTAATGGAAGCGGCCAACTTGACATGTCACATACACGGTTATCCATTATCTCAATTTACTTGGTTAAAAGGGAATGATTCAGAGAGCAGTGAACACTTGAAGGATATCACTGCCGTTACGTGGATAAATGACACTTATGTCGTCTTAATCCTGGAGTTCAAGAGTCTGGCACGTAAAGACAATGGCACATACATATGTCAAGCGAATGACTACAGTGGGATAGTGAGCGCCATGACACATTTATTCGTAATTGATGTGCCCAAAGTCAGCATAGATTTCATGAAAGCGGTCGGCGCCGggagtatatttttaaattggacCGTCAATGACGGTAACGAACCGATCAAGAAATACTTCATTCAGCATATGAAGAACGGTACGGATCAACGGCAGTACTACGCGGAACAGATCGGTGGCGGTAATTCGAGTTATGTTCTCAAGGGATTCGAAAGCGCCACTGCGTATCAAATCGGCATCAGTGCTACCAATGCAGTGGGCGCATCGTACATGCAATTGGATCCACGATGGATTACTACACTTGAGAAAG ACCCTGTGTTTGTACCGAAAGTGTCCGTAAACGGCGTGACAGAGAATTCGATCACGATAGGCTGGACTCAACCACCGCCGGATTTGAAAGAACACgtgcattattataatttgatggCTACACACACCGAGCAGAAAAGGGAAGCGGTGTATCCCGCACAGCCGTTCACTGTGTACGCATTCGTGAATCTCGATCCAGCGACCACATATAAATTCAAGATAGCAGCCTGCAGCGAGTACACGAAGCAATGCGGCAATTGGAGCGCCGAAGTAAATGGCACTACATTGGATGGAG TGGCCAGTCCTCCGAAAAACCTCGTCGTTATTTGCCGCTATGACAACATAAGCAGTTTTAGTTTCATGTCCATTACGTGGAAACCTCCGGAGAAACCAAATGGCATTATACAGCGTTACAACATACAATTGAACGGCGTagcgaaatttaaaaatgacatgGGACGTCTGGACATTGATAACTTTGAACCACCTAGTTGGAGCGTCTATAAAAGAAACAGCACACGATACAATCAAATACCTCCCAATACAAATTATACG GTTCGGGTACACGGAGTAACCAGGTCTCGCACTCCCGGCAAGGACGCCATAGGAAATTGCACGACGCCGGTCACGGTTCCAGATCGCGATAGTATGAACTTGCGCAGTTGGCGGAAGATCGAAAGTCAGGGTCGACAGTTGTTCAAACTCTATCTACCGCGTATCTCTGAACGGAATGGTCCTATCTGTTGCTATCGCATCTACGTGGTGAAACTGCCGCCGCACAAAACGGTCCGTGATCTGCCACCGCCCGAAGAGATTCCAGTGTACTCTTATCAGTATGTGCACAGTTCGCCAACCGTTGGTGCTTATATCGTCGAAACATTCGAAAGCGATCGGTTGTCGAGCGAAATTTTTCTCGGCGACGGCGAGTCATCCACTGGCGGCGCGATGTGCGACAAGTGCGTTGGTTTGCGACCCAAATCGCCACCGTTGCTGCAGTTAGTTCCGGAAATTCCGTCGACTACCTCTTCGACCAACATGAATAATAATACCACCATCACTACAACAACCACGCCGTCGCCGACGACAACTGCAAGCAGTAGCAGTAGCGGCAGCATAACTGCCAGCTCATCCACTGCATCGGTGACGACTACTATCAGCACTACTACGAAAATAGATGTAACTACGGCAGTCCCGGTGGTTATTAATGCAACTGAAAAAGCAGAAAGACGGAAAAGAGAGGACACACCTCTTCAAAAGGCATCTGTCGACGGATCGAGTGGAGAATCCAACATATTGTTACCTTATGATGGCTTTCTTGACGAAACATCCAATTATACCGGTTTCATCGAAGTTATCG tgTACGATGATCAGAAGGATCAGCTTCTACCAGCTTACAGCAGCTATTTCAATCCTCTCTATGGTGGAGTGGATCCTCTTAGCGTAACAGTCGCGGAGGCGACTACTATCAgagaaatgataataaaactcTTCATTGCTCTCATCTTGACTCTTATGATTCTATTTATCGCACTTTGCATACTATACAGATTTACAAAACGTTCGCAAGAGAGGGAGGAAGTTATAACACTGCGCAATAGTTTCAG GCATCTCTGTAGAAGTCTGAGAAGCAGGCATCAGCTTGTGGCAGCAAGTCCGCCGGACATGCCACCAATACCGAAGAACGAGTTGTTGCAAGCATATTTGGAACGCCATCGAGACTCGGACTATGGTTTCCAGCATGAATTCGAACTGTTACCCGATCGATTTACGGATAGGACAACGCGTGCATCCGAGGCACAAGAAAATCTCTACAAGAATCGTTATCCAGACATCAAGTGTTACGATCAGACGAGAGTGCGTTTGGCGCAAATGGACGGTATTTGCGGCTCTGATTATATCAACGCCAATTTCGTGTTGGGATATAAGGAGCGCAAAAAATTCATCTGCGCTCAGGGCCCGATGGAGAACACTGTGTGCGACTACTGGCGCATGATTTGGGAACAGCATCTCGAGCTGATACTCATGCTGACGAATCTCGAAGAGTACTCGAAGACGAAATGCGCCAAGTATTGGCCAGACAAGCGCGAAACCAAAAACTTTGGTGACATCACGGTAGAGCATGTCAAGGAACGCGCCTACTCAGACTATGTGGTGCGCGAGTTAAAGATGACACGGCTAGGCGAGCGCGACGCTCGTGCGATCGTACAGTATCACTTCCTCGTGTGGAAGGACTTTGTAGCACCTGAGCATCCGCATGCGATCTTACGTTTCATCAAACGCGTCAACGAGGCGTATTCACTCGAGAAAGGACCGATCCTGGTGCATTGCAGCGCCGGTGTAGGCCGGACCGGCACGCTCGTGGCACTAGATTCTCTATTGCAACAGTTGGCTGAGGAGAGCCAGGTGTCTATCTTCAACACTGTGTGCGATCTGCGACATCAGCGCAACTTTCTCGTGCAATCTCTTAAAcagtacatatttatttatcgtgcGCTCATGGAAATGGCGCAGTACGGTGATACGGAAATCCCGGCATCGCAGCTCAAGGCCACAGTCACCAAACTTAGGCAGCGAGACAATGGCAAGGAGAAATGCAGAATGGAGGAGGAATATGAT AAAATCAGTTCCGTGTTGGAAGATCGTAAGTCTTTCTCTGTTGGCGGTGGAGAGGAAAATAGATCGAAGAACAGAAGCGAAATGGTGATACCATACGATAGAAACCGCGTGATTCTCACGCCAGTTCCAGGCAGGGAACATTCGACGTACATTAACGCATCATTCATCGAAGGTTACGATAATTCCGAGTCATTTGTCATTACGCAGGATCCATTAGAAACCACTATAACAGATTTCTGGCGAATGATTTCGGAACAATGCATTTCCACAATAGTCATGTTGTCTGAt TTAAACGAAGGTCCACGAAAATGTCCACGCTATTGGCCAGACGATGAGACTAATTATGATCATATAAAAGTCCGTTACATACACAGCGAAAGTTGTCCGTACTATACGCGTcgtgaatttaatattgtgaATACTAAGACTGATGAAAACGGGGTTGTGAAGCAGTATCAATACCACGGTTGGCCAACGGTGGAGGGCGAAGTACCTGAAGTAACACGCGGTCTCATCGAGCTGGTGGATCAGACGTTGACGAATGACACCGAGACAAACGGTAGTTTGGTGGTGCACTGCAGTTACGGATCAGATCGAAGTTCCATGTTTGTTGCGCTCAGTATATTGGTCCAACAGTTACGCACCGAGAAGCGCGTGGATATCTTCACGACAACAAAGAAATTGCGCTCTCAGCGACATGGCATGATTAGCACCTTT GCACAATACGAGTTTCTTCATCGCGCCATCGTGAATTATTCGGATCTTCATAATTTAGCTGACGATGAATCTGTGTCATAA
- the Emc3 gene encoding ER membrane protein complex subunit 3, whose product MAELLLDPNIRGWVFLPIVVITFLVGIIRHYVSILLASQKKVELHQVQDSQVMIRSRLLRENGQYIPKVAFMTRRHFFNNEETGYFKTQKRAPVSQNPMTDPNMMTDMLKGNVTNVLPMVLIGGWINWMFSGFVTTKVPFPLTLRFKPMLQRGIELVTLDAAWVSSASWYFLNVFGLRSIYTLVLGENNAADTTRLVQDQVSGAAMSMPPDPKAAFKSEWEALEICEHNWALQGVDVELMGIQSKSDTVDNIYHQGKAN is encoded by the exons ATGGCAGAATTATTGTTGGATCCTAATATTCGAGGCTGGGTATTTTTACCTATAGTAGTAATTACTTTTCTCGTCGGTATAATCCGCCACTATGTTTCGATACTGCTCGCTTCCCAGAAGAAAGTCGAGCTACATCAAGTGCAAGATAG ccAAGTCATGATTCGCTCCAGGCTGCTCAGGGAGAATGGACAATACATACCAAAAGTAGCTTTTATGACTAGGagacattttttcaataatgaaGAGACTGGGTATTTCAAGACTCAGAAACGTGCTCCTGTCTCGCAAAATCCTATGACTGATCCAAATATGATGACTGATATGCTAAAGGGAAATGTGACCAATGTATTACCTATGGTATTGATTGGTGGTTGGATTAATTGGATGTTCTCTGGATTTGTAACaa ctaAAGTACCATTTCCATTGACACTACGTTTCAAGCCAATGTTGCAACGGGGTATAGAATTAGTTACATTGGATGCAGCATGGGTCTCTTCAGCTTCATGGTATTTCCTCAACGTATTTGGATTAAGATCTATTTATACACTTGTGCTTGGTGAAAATAATGCTGCAGACACTACAAGATTAGTACAAGATCAAGTTTCGGGCGCTGCAATGTCCATGCCGCCTGATCCAAAAGCAGCTTTTAAATCTGAATGGGAGGCGTTAGAGATCTGTGAACATAACTGGGCTCTACAGGGAGTAGATGTTGAGCTTATGGGTATCCAATCGAAATCGGATACAGTTGACAATATATATCACCAAGGCAAAGCAAATTGA